GTGCTCTTCCTCTTTACGGGCAGTCATCCGGACTATCACCGACCGGCGGACCTTGCCTATCGAACGAATCCGGCCGGGGCGGTCAGGCTCATCGGGCTCACCGAGGCTCTGTCGCGCCAACTTGCGACGCAGCCGAACAAGCTCGTCTTCCAGAGCACCGCACGGACAGCGGGGCGGGACCGCGGCTACGCGGCAGTTCGCCTGGGGATTCAGCCCGGGCTGGTCGAGGGTGGCGAGGGGGTCAAGATCGAGTCTGTCTCCGAGGGGACAAGCGCGGCCGAGGCGGGCATTGAGCCGGGCGATGTGCTGCTCGCGTGGGATGGCACGCTGGTCGAGAGCGTCGGCAGCATGATGGAGCAGATGCGGAGTCACCAGCCCGGCGATCGCGTGACGCTTCGTATCCGCCGCGGGGAGGAAGTGATTGAGGTTCCCGTGACGCTCAAGGCCGCGCAGCGCCGAAGCGGTGAGTGATGGAGAGCGGTCGAAGCGCGCCAGCAGTGGCAACCTCAGGCGTGACGGGTCAGCGGTCGGGGAGCTGCGCGGCGGGCCGCACGAGTGGCAGGTTGCAGCGCAACTCTCGAAGCGCGGCGCAGTCCTCGGAGTGGCGCGAGGCATCGGCAATCCGCCGCCCGGCGTTACTTCAGTCCCAGCGGAAGACGCCCTTGCGCCACGCGTAGATGTACGCGATGATCGAGGTCCCGACGAAGAAGGCGATGCGCCCGAGGAAGAGGAGCCCCTCCTCGCTTCGTGGTTCGAGCTGGGAGAAGCTCACCGCCCACGGGTAGAGGAAGATGATTTCGACATCGAAGACCAGGAAGGTCATCGCAAGGACATAGAAGCGGACATTGAATCGGCGGCGGGCGCTGCCGATCGGGTCCATGCCTGACTCGTAGGCGCCGGCCTTGACCGCGCCGGTCCGCCGGGGGCCGAGGAGCGCGCTCGCGAGCAGGTTGGCGATGACGAAGAGCACCGCCATGACGAAGACGACCGCCACGGGGATGTAGCTGTCGAGCTCGACCGAGGCCAGGAGCGTGGAGGTGCGAGGGA
This sequence is a window from Phycisphaeraceae bacterium. Protein-coding genes within it:
- a CDS encoding NADH-quinone oxidoreductase subunit A, giving the protein MLPRTSTLLASVELDSYIPVAVVFVMAVLFVIANLLASALLGPRRTGAVKAGAYESGMDPIGSARRRFNVRFYVLAMTFLVFDVEIIFLYPWAVSFSQLEPRSEEGLLFLGRIAFFVGTSIIAYIYAWRKGVFRWD